In the Scatophagus argus isolate fScaArg1 chromosome 11, fScaArg1.pri, whole genome shotgun sequence genome, ATGCCAAACTCAATGGACCACCGACCTACTTTAGAGGCTTCAGGTGAGGCAGGTGCCATGCCTCCATACCACCAGATTGGTGGTCCTATGTATGAGGGTCCAGCTGGATATGGTCCTGAGGGAGAGATGCCCAGACCCTACATGAGCTCTCCTTCTGTAATGAACTACATGATCCCCCCGTCTGGCACACCACAGGGCCCCGCCATGGGAAACCCACTGGGTCGACCTCCCAGTCTGGGTGCCTATCCAGCTGTGATGGCCACCCAGGGAAATCCAGCCAATACCATGTACCCTCCAGGAGCCCAACAGAAGGGCTACCCTGGCAGTATGGAGCAGCATGGGCCTATGATGAGCTACAGTGTCCCAGGCCAGCCTCTGCAACTTCAGCctcagccaccagggggccctGTCCCAGGCCCCCACTATGACTATGGCCATGCCAGGCCACACATGATGGAGCCTGCGGGCTATGGAGTCAAGAGGACTGCCTCCTTCCAGAACAAGATGGCACCgccccccatggcacccccaGACAATTATGTCAACATGCAGGGAAAAGGAGCCATGGGCCAAAGCGGTCCTGGAGGGGCAGGGGGAGGGTACCCTGCTAACCTGTACCTGCCCCCTCACTCCCACCCACGTCAGGCCAGCCCCACATCCCACCAGGTTCACATGATGTCCCGTTCCCCAGGTGGGGTGGCACAGATGGGCCCTGACTTCTCTGATATTCCCCAGGGCCTAATGACACCATCCAGGGCCAGCCTCAACCTGGACCTGTATGAGCACCACTGGGCAGGCCCTCCGGGTCCTGAAGGGGCCCCTCCAGCAAGACAACCCCAACCCCAGGGCCCATTCAGGGCAGAGGTGCGTGTCCCCAGCAGAACCAACTCCTTCAATAGTCGCTCTGCAGGACCCAATGGTGTCCGGCCAGCGATGACAGCACCCCCCACAGCAGGCAAACAAGACCCCTCCATGGGCACTCCAAACACCATTACAGCTGTAACATCTCCCCCTATCCAGCAGCCGGTCAAGAGTATCCGTGTGATGAGGCCAGAGCCCAAGACGGCTGTTGGGCCCTGTCACCCCAGCTGGATGACTGCTCAGGCCCAGGATGCAGGTGAGCCTCTGGCCTACATGGCAGAGGAACCCTACTCTCTGGAGCCTGCTCAGGAACCACGTTGCCCACCACCACCTTACCCCAAAAACCTGCTTATGTCTGGGGTGACTGGTGAGCCAGGGGCCCTGGAAGGACCTGGAGCCATGTGTGGAGCTCAGGACATCAGCAACTCTGCTGCTAGAAGCACACACAGTGGGAGTGGAGGGAGTGGAAAGGCTGAGGAGACCCAGCAGGTCAAAGAGAAGACGAAGATGGGCAAGGGGGAAAAatcagtgaaagacaaaaaacagatcCAGACGTCACCTGTTCCGGTGAGGAAGAATGGGCGtgatgaggagaagagagaatcACGGATCAAGACCTACTCACCTTTCGCTTTCAAGTTCTACATGGAGCAGCACATAGAGAATGTGATGAAGACCTATCAGCAAAAACTGAACCGCAGGCTTCAGCTGGAACAAGAGATGTCCAAGGTAAGACAGCCTTTAATGAACTCCCTGGTCTGACATGTAAACTCAAGTTAGTTGCTCATTCATgttaaaaactgacaaataGATGAGATGACCTCATGGTGAAACTTTTGATTGCCCTTCATCACTGTCCTCTGCAGTGGGACATACAGTGtgccatgtttatttttgtgccagactttgatttttttaagcattttcatttgaatgaaaacagctAACTTCACATTAGTATTTCGTGCTTTTCAGAAGAGCAGACATCCATCAGTCTGAATAAATGTAGACAAGTCCAGTTGTAAATGGTAACAGCAAATCGTTCTCTGTGAAGATTTTCATGGTGCAGTAATTTGCTGAAAATCAATAAGGAACCATGGTTTAGAGCAGTGTATAAATTCTGTGCAGTTAATGTGCTAAAACCTAAAAAACCACTGGTAAAGTTCAGGGGTTTGTATATGAGAGGAGAATGATAATGGATTGTAGAGAGAAGCGCAAGTGGTTGTTATTCAGAGAATTCTCCCTCAGGGCTTTGTTTTGGACAACAAGACCTTTGTCCTGGAATGAGAAGTCATTAAGTTCACACTTGTGTTTGCATGAACTTGTCCTAAGTCATGACTTTGGCCTCTGCCCTTTTAAAGTGATTGAAAGGCATTTTTctagaggagaaaaaaatacctCAGCTCGACCCAGACATTTCGGTAACACAATTAATTCAACTTGACAACAAAGGTCAGGGTGCTGGGTTCAGCACACGCCACATTCCTATGTCATTAATaatcacaaatgaaaaacaaacttatcTAAGTTCTTTGTTAGACTGCCTTTGAAAGGGTTGTGTAGTCATTTCCATCACCATCTTTCTTTTACcccggccctttgtgcccaggcTGGCCTATCAGAAGCAGAGCAAGAACAGATGAGGAAGATGTTGAACCAGAAAGAGTCCAACTACAACAGGCTACGCCGTGCCAAAATGGACAAGTCCATGTTTGTCAAAATCAAGACGCTGGGCATAGGTGCTTTTGGTGAAGTGTGTCTTACACGTAAGGTGGACACTGGCGCACTTTATGCCATGAAAACACTGCGCAAGAAAGACGTCCTCAATCGTAATCAGGTGATGTAatcagttgtttgttgttgttcataCAGTACATTCTTCAGTTAAGGCCTGCACATTTGTACCAGTTACTCCTCTTTTGACCATCTTTGTACACACAATATGTATCTGTCACAAAGCCAGGCAAGCCAGGCAGTTTGTGACTGTGAATATTATTACTGCTATTTAAATTGATGATAACCTGTTGTTATTCAGACTAGTTCAAATGAATACTTTGTTTGGCACAGGTAGCCCATGTGAAAGCAGAACGTGACATTCTGGCTGAGGCAGACAACGAGTGGGTGGTGCGTCTCTACTATTCCTTCCAGGACCGTGACAGCCTCTACTTTGTCATGGACTACATCCCCGGAGGAGACATGATGAGCCTGCTAATTCGAATGGGCGTCTTCCCTGAAACTCTGGCACGCTTCTATGTGGCAGAGCTGACACTGGCCATCGAGAGCGTCCACAAGATGGGCTTCATCCACCGTGACATCAAGCCTGACAACATACTCATTGACCTGGACGGACACATCAAGCTGACGGACTTTGGACTGTGCACAGGCTTCCGCTGGACGCACAACTCCAAGTACTATCAGAAAGGTTAGGTCCTTCGAGGTGCTGTACTCATGCTACATATCttaacaaacacatacacgATATATTGTAGGAtccaaaacacagatgaaagtgatattcactgatttttattctcatatttaatatatatcATTGTTATGTTCTGAGATCCTAAAGCTCAGGCAAAATTCAGACACATTCATACTTACATACAAAAGACACATTCATACTTAGTTACCAAGTCCAACCAGTTTTCTTTTGCTGATCATTAAGTGTGTTGCTCAAAGGCACCTCAGAAGTGTGTTAGTTTTCCCATCTGGCTAATCcaggctgtgtgttgtgtgatttgTATGTGGAGTTTAACAGCATTGTTCCTTGGCTTCTGTCCCCAGGAAGCCACATCAGACAAGACAGCATGGAGCCAAGCGACTTCTGGGATGACGTGTCGAACTGTCGCTGTGGCGACCGACTGATGACACTGGAGCAGCGTGCCAACCGGCAGCATCAGCGCTGCCTGGCTCATTCACTGGTGGGAACGCCTAACTACATCGCACCAGAGGTGCTGCTGCGCAAAGGTGGGTGACAATATGATGAATGATTATGAATAATTGCTGCACTATCTTTTAATTCATCCATCTGTTTCATCTGAGGCTGAAGAATTCAAAGGCTATCTTGTTAGAAAATATATCTGTATGAATACTTAAAATAGAGGATTGTGCTGTATCTTTGTCACTTAAAGATGACTGACATATTTGTGTCTTGTGTGCAGGTTACACCCAGCTGTGTGACTGGTGGAGCGTGGGAGTGATCTTGTTTGAAATGCTGGTGGGACAGCCCCCCTTCTTGGCCCCCACACCTACCGAGACTCAGATCAAggtcagtgaagaagaaaaatatccCTTGCTTTGATTTATAAATGAAATCACTGACCAATAAAGGAATGTCAGTCTGGTGTCGCTGGATCAGTTCATTCTCAGCAGGTCAGGTCAGTTAAACAGTGCCACATCCTGTCTGCCTTCCTACCTCTTTGTGGGCAGCTCTCAGGTATGGATTTGACTTTTGATTTCATCTTTGAAGCAGATCACCAAAGCTCTGCAGTGTTTCCtccttttgttcagtttgtttgggCAGGTGAGAGTAAGACCAGTTGAAATCAGGTGGTTCCCAATGAATgacactgagaaaaataaaaatgtgagtcCCAGTAAGAGAATGGCAGTGTGGTTTGTTAGAATGCAGCCTGAACTAACTACAGGAAATTGCTCCCAAGTTCTGCAGTTCTGCAGTTCTGCAGATGCACTACACTTGGACTCCAGTTATAGAAGACTATTAATTTACTCAGCAATGCaatcagagagacaaacacGCTCCATCCAAGAGCTTGGCTACCTTAGTCCGTCTCTTTTCTCACTGAGCAGTCAAGATCCGTAAgatctgtaaaacaaaacaaaccttgaacttggaaaaactaaaaattcatttgaatttaaatgattaaaattaaCATAAATGCTGAATGTacattaatttctctttttgatattctgcttttctgttcaATAGTGAAGACTTACTGCTTCATTTATTAGTGTGGTTAGCAAAAGTATAGtcacagcattaaaaatatGCAAGAGTGCATGTAAAAAGTGGCTGTGGCCTAGGGTTCAGTCATATCATCCTGCTATTGACTACCTCTATTTTGTCATGTGGTTGCCATCTGGTGGACTGGATCAGTAAATCTGGCAACGGCTAATATTGTGATAATGGTTACATGTGTCCCTTAGGGCCACCATACTCTGACTCGCTGTGAACAGAAagaacatgaataaaataagaGCTGAAACCACTGCAGTATGTCCTATGTTATTTAGACTAGAGTGACTAAAACTACAAACAGTGACAGGCTCTTTTGTGTACTCATTAGTGAATCCCACTGTGTTATGAGCGGCACCATTTTTGCCCAATTAAAAGTCTTTTTTGTGGCTAAATTCACAATGTATAATCTTGAAATGTTAACATattcaaaaactaaaaactttctctattcagtcatttattaagTTTTGACTGAAGTAAGCTTTGTGACTGATGTGGAGCCACACATGCGTCCTGACAAGCTGCCATTGAGATAACCAAGAAAAACTGCAGGCTGTACTACATCCAGGCTTCTGTGAACAACAGAGAGGATGAATAAAAGAGTGTAGATATTGTACTTAGTGAAGTTACAGAGAGTGGAATCACATCTTAAAGCTGGCACAATGACAACCACAGAGACCTTGTCACCTTAAAGCCAAATCATTAAAAAGAACAGTCTCAGTACCCCTCGATGTAGCCAGCCATACAGATCACAAGGAATCACAAGCTGTTTTTGGATTAATGTAACTGTGAAGAAATCAAATAGAAAGAGTCGAAGTTGTAGTTGACAAGAACAATAATGATATAAATCCAACAGATTGATTATTCTGCATTTGACTTTACTGTAGCTGTGGTGCCTTCATGTgctgtgtttctcctcttcaCAGGTCATTAACTGGGAGAGCACTCTGCAGGTGCCTGCCCAGGTCAAACTGAGCCCAGAGGCCATAGACATCATCGGCcgcctctgctgctctgcagaggATCGTCTGGGTGCCAATGGTGCTGGCGAGATCAAGGCTCACCCATTTTTCAGCCAGGTGGACTTCTCCAGCAATCTGAGGCAGCAACCAGCCCCCTATCGGCCCAAGATCGCCCACCCGATGGACACGTCCAACTTTGAccctgtggaggaggaaggaggtcCCGGGGCGTGGAGTGACAGCGGGGACAGCACCCGGACCTTGGACATGCTTTGTTCTCCGCATGGGAAGCACCCAGAGCACGCTTTCTATGAGTTCACTTTCCGCAGATTCTTTGATGACAACGGCTGCCCTTTCCGCTACCCTAAGCCTCTCGAAGAAAGCGAGTTGCCACCAAGCATCACAGGAGCTACCTGCATGGGCccagaagaggaggacgagcaagaagaggaggaagaggaagatgaagaggaggagggagagcaggggGAAGGATGTGAGCCTGTGTATGTTTAGAGTTGCCGACTGAAcggtgtgtgtctgttactgTTGACTCACAACCCTCCCATCTGCTactgctcttcttctgtgtatgtgtgtagagGTGTGCATGCTAcagaagtgtgtctgtgtgtatttatgcataTCTGGCATGTGAAATTGT is a window encoding:
- the lats2 gene encoding serine/threonine-protein kinase LATS2 is translated as MRPKTFPAAPYVGNTRQRLQEIKEGLKQPAKLVSQALHGASSRTEGGRGSDSKTGKDTASRQQQLRPPQKFNNYQSALREIRKSLLPFANDSGPSSGSGHPAGAGEVNRQMLQDLVNAGCDQEMAVRALKQTGSRNIEAALEYISKMGYLDPRNELIVRVIKQTSPGKAGMPNSMDHRPTLEASGEAGAMPPYHQIGGPMYEGPAGYGPEGEMPRPYMSSPSVMNYMIPPSGTPQGPAMGNPLGRPPSLGAYPAVMATQGNPANTMYPPGAQQKGYPGSMEQHGPMMSYSVPGQPLQLQPQPPGGPVPGPHYDYGHARPHMMEPAGYGVKRTASFQNKMAPPPMAPPDNYVNMQGKGAMGQSGPGGAGGGYPANLYLPPHSHPRQASPTSHQVHMMSRSPGGVAQMGPDFSDIPQGLMTPSRASLNLDLYEHHWAGPPGPEGAPPARQPQPQGPFRAEVRVPSRTNSFNSRSAGPNGVRPAMTAPPTAGKQDPSMGTPNTITAVTSPPIQQPVKSIRVMRPEPKTAVGPCHPSWMTAQAQDAGEPLAYMAEEPYSLEPAQEPRCPPPPYPKNLLMSGVTGEPGALEGPGAMCGAQDISNSAARSTHSGSGGSGKAEETQQVKEKTKMGKGEKSVKDKKQIQTSPVPVRKNGRDEEKRESRIKTYSPFAFKFYMEQHIENVMKTYQQKLNRRLQLEQEMSKAGLSEAEQEQMRKMLNQKESNYNRLRRAKMDKSMFVKIKTLGIGAFGEVCLTRKVDTGALYAMKTLRKKDVLNRNQVAHVKAERDILAEADNEWVVRLYYSFQDRDSLYFVMDYIPGGDMMSLLIRMGVFPETLARFYVAELTLAIESVHKMGFIHRDIKPDNILIDLDGHIKLTDFGLCTGFRWTHNSKYYQKGSHIRQDSMEPSDFWDDVSNCRCGDRLMTLEQRANRQHQRCLAHSLVGTPNYIAPEVLLRKGYTQLCDWWSVGVILFEMLVGQPPFLAPTPTETQIKVINWESTLQVPAQVKLSPEAIDIIGRLCCSAEDRLGANGAGEIKAHPFFSQVDFSSNLRQQPAPYRPKIAHPMDTSNFDPVEEEGGPGAWSDSGDSTRTLDMLCSPHGKHPEHAFYEFTFRRFFDDNGCPFRYPKPLEESELPPSITGATCMGPEEEDEQEEEEEEDEEEEGEQGEGCEPVYV